The Urbifossiella limnaea genome has a window encoding:
- a CDS encoding tetratricopeptide repeat protein — MVRAGHGFLIRFGVLAAALVVLSAGGRAQDPDLPKKVEKKAAPKALAPADEEALKAELLDFNKAKTDAARTDVLRAFIKDKAKAKQGVQLAAKMQKAGKGKERAFTFNGALVVGRAALIVREFDTAEYFYEFCVEAATRLESGEKMLQAYDGLMDVYWDSKRYADLDELCERFLELKGPKEVEDAQGPVIEKMIQAKAMRGNTDEALRIAESMIQATDGGWYFTQTKGWVLRNAGRYPAAIETYEDAIAKLDTSRGLSKDIKARMKDNMRYTLSGLHVDNKDIDKAAKELEGLIKRHPDSPTYKNDLGFIWADHDLKLDEAEKLIKEALDLDKKRQEKAVADGKLDKVQETSAYLDSMGWVLFKKKDYKGALPYLKKAAADEDDGDHLEIWDHLADCQLALGDKAGAIASWQRGLTFDDVSRRDEARRRRVIAKLKEQGAEPPPMPKRETPPRRKVD; from the coding sequence ATGGTACGGGCGGGTCACGGCTTCCTCATCCGGTTCGGCGTCCTCGCGGCCGCCCTCGTGGTCCTCTCGGCCGGCGGCCGGGCGCAAGACCCCGACCTGCCCAAGAAGGTCGAGAAGAAGGCCGCCCCGAAGGCCCTCGCCCCCGCCGACGAGGAGGCGCTCAAGGCCGAACTGCTCGACTTCAACAAGGCCAAGACGGACGCCGCCCGCACCGACGTGCTGCGGGCGTTCATCAAGGACAAGGCCAAGGCCAAGCAGGGCGTGCAGCTCGCGGCCAAGATGCAGAAGGCCGGCAAGGGGAAGGAGCGGGCGTTCACGTTCAACGGGGCGCTGGTCGTCGGCCGGGCCGCGCTCATCGTCCGGGAGTTCGACACGGCCGAGTACTTCTACGAGTTCTGCGTCGAGGCCGCGACCCGGCTGGAGAGCGGCGAGAAGATGCTCCAGGCCTACGACGGCCTCATGGACGTGTACTGGGACAGCAAGCGGTACGCCGACCTGGACGAGCTGTGCGAGCGGTTCCTGGAGCTGAAGGGGCCGAAGGAGGTCGAGGACGCGCAGGGGCCGGTGATCGAGAAGATGATCCAGGCCAAGGCCATGCGCGGCAACACCGACGAGGCGCTGCGGATCGCCGAGAGCATGATCCAGGCGACCGACGGCGGCTGGTACTTCACCCAGACGAAGGGCTGGGTGCTCCGCAACGCCGGCCGCTACCCCGCCGCCATCGAGACGTACGAGGACGCGATCGCCAAGCTCGACACGTCCCGCGGCCTGAGCAAGGACATCAAGGCGCGCATGAAGGACAACATGCGCTACACCCTCAGCGGCCTGCACGTCGACAACAAGGACATCGACAAGGCGGCGAAGGAGCTGGAAGGGCTCATCAAGCGGCACCCGGACAGCCCCACGTACAAGAACGACCTCGGCTTCATCTGGGCCGACCACGACCTGAAGCTCGACGAGGCCGAGAAGCTCATCAAGGAGGCGCTCGACCTCGACAAGAAGCGCCAGGAGAAGGCCGTGGCCGACGGCAAGCTCGACAAGGTGCAGGAGACGAGCGCGTACCTGGACAGCATGGGCTGGGTGCTGTTCAAGAAGAAGGACTACAAGGGGGCGCTGCCGTACCTGAAGAAGGCCGCGGCCGACGAGGACGACGGCGACCACCTGGAAATCTGGGACCACCTGGCCGACTGCCAGCTGGCGCTGGGCGACAAGGCGGGCGCGATCGCGTCGTGGCAGCGCGGGCTGACGTTCGACGACGTGTCGCGGCGGGACGAGGCGCGGCGGCGGCGGGTGATCGCCAAGCTGAAGGAGCAGGGCGCCGAGCCGCCGCCGATGCCGAAGCGCGAGACGCCGCCGCGGCGGAAGGTGGATTAA
- a CDS encoding PVC-type heme-binding CxxCH protein, with the protein MSRKLLAVVAIVAAGAAAWYVLRPPQSPPPPAARLPLNPGDRVAVVGNGFAEGMLYHGHFETRLHARHPEHRLVVRNLGYAGDEVTTPPTRAVGHLDHGTTRLEDVKPDVVIACYGMNESFAGADGLAAFEDALNEFAGRVITTPFNGRAPPKLVLVSPIAHENTGRPGFPDGAAHTEVLKQYAEAVGRVAAKSGSVFVDLFEPSRRLMAEHKLTTDGIRPTDAGDKLLAAALDEALFGPHPTGGAEYEALRTAVNDKSLHVWYDTRPAQGNFIYGSHKTGVNQPVFKAEFAKLRKMIELRDARVWDIAAGKPVPPQIDDSPSGTLPPVESKFGPARVPTTAETLKAFTTAPGFEVTLFASEEQFPELKKPVAMTFDARGRLWVNTWPSYPLHRPGDAPPDDKVLILDDPQGTGKAATASVFARGLYLPTGLAVGDGGAYVGCPPDVWFLREGGGRERVLPGFGNADTHRALTTFRWGPGGELYFDEGVYNYSQVETPYGVRRSFNGAVWRYDARAGRLDAHVAYKFGNPWGHAFDRWGQEFVADAADGSTYFATPFSGQTDYPRQHPPLKTMHEKQWRPTAGCVVASGRHFPDDWRGDLLVNNTMGVKGVLRFRLSDAGSGFVATPADPLLVSADPAFCPVDIAFGPDGALYVCDWSDAVTNYIAVPLRDPSRDHTHGRIWRVAAKGRPPAPRPTIDGAPVAALFDLLKAPEDATRDLARRELRLRDAKEVSAAADRWAAALNTADPDFAHHQLEALWACQHADAVNEPLLRAVLKSAEPRSRAAATRVLCAWRDRLPDALGLLGPAARDDHPRVRLEAVRALSFFRTRVARDLAAAVAVPPGDDYLRYAVDETLATLDERLRR; encoded by the coding sequence ATGTCGCGCAAGCTCCTCGCCGTCGTCGCCATCGTCGCCGCCGGCGCCGCCGCGTGGTACGTCCTCCGCCCGCCGCAGTCGCCCCCGCCGCCCGCCGCCAGGCTGCCGCTCAACCCCGGCGACCGCGTCGCAGTCGTCGGCAACGGGTTCGCCGAGGGGATGCTGTACCACGGCCACTTCGAGACGCGGCTGCACGCCCGCCACCCGGAGCACCGCCTCGTCGTCCGCAACCTCGGGTACGCCGGCGACGAGGTGACCACGCCGCCGACCCGCGCCGTCGGCCACCTCGACCACGGCACCACCCGCCTCGAAGACGTCAAGCCGGACGTGGTGATCGCCTGCTACGGCATGAACGAGTCGTTCGCCGGCGCGGACGGGCTGGCCGCGTTCGAGGACGCGCTGAACGAGTTCGCCGGCCGCGTCATCACCACGCCGTTCAACGGCCGCGCCCCGCCGAAGCTCGTGCTCGTGTCGCCGATCGCCCACGAGAACACCGGCCGACCCGGCTTCCCCGACGGGGCGGCGCACACCGAGGTGCTGAAGCAGTACGCCGAGGCCGTGGGGCGCGTCGCGGCGAAGTCCGGCTCCGTGTTCGTGGACCTGTTCGAGCCGTCGCGCCGGCTGATGGCCGAACACAAACTCACGACCGACGGCATCCGCCCGACCGACGCCGGCGACAAGCTCCTCGCCGCGGCGCTCGACGAGGCACTGTTCGGCCCGCACCCGACCGGCGGCGCCGAGTACGAAGCGCTGCGGACCGCGGTCAACGACAAGAGCCTGCACGTCTGGTACGACACGCGGCCGGCGCAGGGGAACTTCATCTACGGCAGCCACAAGACGGGCGTGAACCAGCCGGTCTTCAAGGCCGAGTTCGCCAAGCTCCGCAAGATGATCGAGCTGCGCGACGCCCGCGTCTGGGACATCGCCGCCGGCAAGCCGGTGCCGCCGCAGATCGACGACTCGCCGTCGGGGACGCTGCCGCCGGTGGAGTCGAAGTTCGGGCCGGCGCGGGTGCCGACGACGGCCGAGACGCTGAAGGCGTTCACGACGGCGCCGGGCTTCGAGGTCACGCTGTTCGCGTCCGAGGAGCAGTTCCCCGAGCTGAAGAAGCCGGTGGCGATGACGTTCGACGCCCGCGGCCGGCTGTGGGTGAACACGTGGCCGTCGTACCCGCTGCACCGGCCCGGCGACGCGCCGCCCGACGACAAGGTGCTGATCCTCGACGACCCGCAGGGCACCGGCAAGGCCGCGACCGCCAGCGTGTTCGCCCGCGGGCTGTACCTGCCGACCGGCCTCGCCGTCGGCGACGGCGGCGCCTACGTCGGCTGCCCGCCGGACGTGTGGTTCCTCCGCGAAGGCGGCGGCCGCGAACGCGTCCTGCCGGGCTTCGGCAACGCCGACACGCACCGCGCCCTCACCACGTTCCGCTGGGGGCCGGGCGGCGAACTGTACTTCGACGAGGGCGTCTACAACTACTCGCAGGTCGAGACGCCGTACGGCGTGCGGCGCAGCTTCAACGGCGCGGTGTGGCGGTACGACGCGCGGGCCGGCCGGCTCGACGCCCACGTGGCGTACAAGTTCGGCAACCCGTGGGGGCACGCCTTCGACCGCTGGGGGCAGGAGTTCGTGGCCGACGCCGCCGACGGCTCCACGTACTTCGCCACGCCGTTCAGCGGCCAGACCGACTACCCGCGCCAGCACCCGCCGCTGAAGACGATGCACGAGAAGCAGTGGCGGCCGACGGCCGGCTGCGTGGTGGCGTCGGGCCGGCACTTCCCCGACGACTGGCGCGGCGACCTGCTCGTGAACAACACGATGGGCGTGAAGGGCGTGCTGCGGTTCCGCCTGTCCGACGCCGGCTCCGGGTTCGTGGCCACGCCGGCCGACCCGCTGCTCGTGTCCGCCGACCCGGCGTTCTGCCCGGTAGATATTGCCTTCGGGCCGGACGGGGCGCTGTACGTGTGCGACTGGTCGGACGCGGTGACGAACTACATCGCCGTGCCGCTCCGCGACCCGTCCCGCGATCACACCCACGGCCGCATCTGGCGCGTGGCCGCGAAGGGCCGCCCGCCGGCGCCGCGGCCGACGATCGACGGCGCGCCGGTGGCGGCGTTGTTCGATCTGCTGAAGGCGCCCGAGGACGCGACCCGCGACCTGGCCCGGCGCGAGCTTCGGTTGCGAGACGCGAAGGAGGTGAGCGCCGCGGCCGACCGCTGGGCGGCGGCGCTGAACACCGCCGACCCGGACTTCGCGCACCACCAGTTGGAGGCGCTGTGGGCGTGCCAGCATGCCGACGCGGTGAACGAGCCGCTGCTGCGGGCGGTGCTGAAGTCGGCGGAACCGCGGTCGCGGGCGGCGGCCACGCGGGTGCTGTGCGCGTGGCGCGACCGACTGCCCGACGCGCTGGGGCTACTGGGGCCGGCGGCGCGCGACGACCACCCGCGGGTGCGGCTGGAGGCGGTGCGGGCGCTGAGCTTCTTCCGCACCCGGGTGGCCCGCGACCTGGCGGCCGCGGTGGCGGTGCCGCCGGGGGACGACTACCTGCGCTACGCAGTAGACGAGACGCTGGCGACACTCGACGAGCGGTTGCGACGGTAG